The Sediminispirochaeta smaragdinae DSM 11293 genome has a segment encoding these proteins:
- a CDS encoding glycosyltransferase family 4 protein — MNHPTIGVFSKQLDNWTSGSGHHLHEMMKHILELNTKLRFVFIHYEASDNPIYKQVDEEILIPRNPLRAAAILRRHHFDVLHFTPLTIFAPIWATSGKKTATIHGVEQLLVPQFYGHAEMLHERILVPYYARKMDHIITVSQTSKNYFVEHFRVRPERVSVCYNAVNSAYRLLPEDGRLLPKRLLLGPEEPFIFHLSRFSERKNPWILLRAFAEFIKKRADTGIKLVIGGGQWENERVRAELQRLNIENRVVLAGFVTEEEAVQLYNSAKLFVFPSLAEGFGMPNIEAMACGCPVITSPIFAIPEIVGDAALVMKDPQDFHELANLFEQLVSDTTQRRELIRRGLQHAESFKSWVPSARKMLDVWEKLAGVTE; from the coding sequence ATGAACCACCCTACCATAGGTGTATTTTCAAAGCAACTTGACAATTGGACAAGCGGGAGCGGCCATCATTTGCATGAAATGATGAAGCATATCCTGGAACTGAATACCAAACTCCGCTTTGTGTTCATCCACTACGAAGCAAGCGATAATCCGATCTACAAGCAAGTGGACGAAGAAATCCTCATTCCCCGCAATCCCCTGCGTGCGGCGGCAATCCTCCGCCGACACCATTTCGATGTCCTTCATTTCACCCCACTGACGATCTTCGCCCCTATATGGGCCACTTCGGGCAAGAAAACGGCAACCATCCACGGGGTCGAGCAGCTTTTAGTCCCCCAATTCTATGGACATGCCGAAATGCTGCACGAAAGAATACTTGTACCGTACTATGCCCGAAAAATGGATCATATTATTACCGTATCACAAACAAGTAAGAATTACTTTGTCGAGCACTTTCGAGTACGTCCGGAACGGGTGAGCGTTTGCTATAACGCTGTTAACAGTGCATATAGGCTGCTGCCGGAAGACGGACGACTGCTCCCGAAACGATTGCTTCTGGGACCCGAAGAACCATTTATTTTTCATTTAAGCCGCTTTTCAGAGCGGAAAAACCCCTGGATCCTTTTACGTGCCTTTGCCGAATTTATAAAAAAACGGGCCGACACCGGGATAAAGCTGGTCATTGGTGGAGGGCAATGGGAAAACGAAAGGGTTCGTGCCGAACTACAACGTCTTAACATAGAAAATCGGGTAGTTCTTGCCGGATTTGTGACGGAAGAAGAGGCTGTCCAACTTTACAACAGTGCAAAGCTTTTCGTGTTTCCTTCATTGGCCGAAGGATTCGGTATGCCGAATATCGAAGCAATGGCCTGTGGTTGCCCGGTCATCACCTCACCGATTTTTGCAATTCCCGAAATTGTAGGGGATGCAGCTCTGGTAATGAAAGATCCCCAGGATTTCCACGAACTGGCAAACCTGTTTGAACAGCTTGTTTCCGATACGACACAACGACGGGAATTGATCCGACGCGGGCTTCAGCATGCAGAAAGCTTTAAAAGCTGGGTGCCAAGTGCCCGGAAGATGCTGGATGTCTGGGAAAAGCTGGCAGGGGTTACAGAATAG
- a CDS encoding glycosyltransferase family 4 protein — MKKYKILGLLLNNELRTGGHRRYLELLSGLAAKGHSVHVVVNQDMQLPFTVECTLLPISVKIGRKRAIAFQKSVHKNVEEITERVPAIDLVVVFGETHYFAGLFLKKYYHAKLLFSFRSNVIQEDLYKLKSENMNIGGRLKLCVEMGKYWWYEKLIAKNADMIVFQSRYDQGSFLSRNGSVAEKCRIIGGNICTPWFAAEFSGANKSRLLRNILYIGSINTRKGIRFLLDAFESLCTRNDGLTLTIIGFGPDEEKLRDRVLHSTARKQINVVGRCSDPFPYLQDTDVLVVPSLFDSYPNVVLEAIFTETALLASRTGGIPEMLEYDELLFEPGSAVAIQTRIERLYDEKAFSRNKALVKKLRAKFEFDWVAEFEKLIYAIL, encoded by the coding sequence ATGAAGAAATATAAGATATTAGGCCTCTTATTAAATAATGAGCTCCGAACCGGCGGGCATCGTCGCTATCTGGAGCTCCTTTCGGGGCTTGCGGCAAAGGGGCACAGCGTCCATGTTGTAGTGAATCAGGATATGCAACTCCCCTTTACCGTGGAATGTACGCTGCTGCCAATTTCCGTAAAAATCGGCCGTAAAAGGGCCATAGCATTTCAAAAAAGCGTGCATAAAAATGTCGAGGAAATCACTGAGCGTGTTCCGGCTATAGATCTTGTTGTGGTCTTTGGTGAAACACACTATTTTGCAGGGCTATTCCTCAAGAAATACTATCATGCGAAGCTGCTTTTCTCTTTTCGCAGCAATGTAATTCAGGAAGATCTTTACAAGCTAAAAAGTGAGAACATGAACATAGGCGGCCGGCTGAAACTGTGTGTGGAGATGGGAAAATATTGGTGGTATGAAAAGCTAATCGCCAAGAATGCCGATATGATCGTATTCCAAAGCAGATATGATCAAGGCTCTTTTCTGTCGAGAAATGGCTCTGTGGCTGAAAAGTGCAGGATAATCGGTGGAAATATCTGTACGCCGTGGTTTGCCGCAGAATTTTCTGGAGCAAACAAGAGCAGATTACTTCGTAATATCCTTTATATCGGCAGCATCAACACACGTAAGGGAATTCGCTTTTTACTGGATGCCTTTGAATCGCTGTGTACCAGGAACGATGGCCTTACACTGACTATAATCGGCTTCGGTCCCGATGAGGAGAAGTTACGAGATCGCGTTTTGCATTCTACCGCTCGCAAGCAGATTAATGTTGTAGGGAGATGCAGTGACCCCTTTCCCTATTTGCAGGACACGGATGTGCTGGTCGTCCCATCATTGTTCGACAGCTATCCCAATGTCGTATTGGAGGCGATCTTCACGGAGACGGCGCTCCTTGCCTCACGAACCGGAGGAATTCCGGAGATGCTGGAATACGACGAGCTCCTATTCGAGCCCGGATCGGCCGTGGCGATTCAAACTCGAATAGAAAGGCTGTATGATGAAAAAGCCTTTTCCCGTAATAAGGCCTTGGTAAAAAAACTTCGAGCCAAATTCGAATTCGATTGGGTCGCGGAATTCGAAAAGCTCATATATGCTATTCTGTAA
- a CDS encoding glycosyltransferase family 2 protein — protein sequence MKNDNMLISVMIPTYNQEHFIAQAVDGILRQDYENIEVIISDDCSTDGTFEKIKPFLDDPRVRYYKNNITIGSTENYKKTLYERTHGDWVINIDGDDILTECHYFSHAMRIAMKTRNVSIIYADKGIIKPDQPSSYKRTLSKTDFKILSGEEILLTYWKKHYQLNHLTALYDRKLAVSIDFYCSDIISSDLESLLRLLPGHNVVYIPKIVGMWRSHGDNASRVQDVDTRLENISYVMTVYRYLEEHNYYSRIKRMYWKNKMLYYRIRSSIAILLAKEGVKGGFEFWRKSLSLYPLLTLLSAFDARTIYHLLQRWLPLFRAEHEEI from the coding sequence ATGAAAAATGATAATATGCTCATATCGGTAATGATTCCGACGTATAATCAGGAACACTTTATCGCTCAGGCCGTGGATGGAATATTGAGGCAGGATTATGAGAATATTGAGGTAATCATATCGGATGATTGCTCTACCGATGGCACATTTGAAAAGATAAAACCGTTCCTCGATGATCCTCGTGTCAGGTACTATAAGAATAATATTACTATTGGGAGTACTGAGAACTACAAGAAAACCTTGTACGAACGAACACACGGAGATTGGGTTATTAACATCGATGGCGATGATATTCTTACCGAGTGCCATTATTTCTCGCATGCGATGAGGATAGCTATGAAAACTAGAAATGTTTCCATAATCTATGCTGATAAAGGAATCATAAAACCTGATCAGCCATCATCGTATAAAAGGACGCTTTCTAAAACTGATTTTAAGATTTTGTCTGGGGAGGAAATTCTTCTTACTTATTGGAAGAAGCATTATCAACTAAATCATTTAACGGCTCTTTATGACCGGAAACTAGCGGTTTCTATAGATTTTTATTGTTCTGATATTATCAGTTCCGATTTGGAATCTCTTTTACGCTTACTTCCCGGGCATAATGTTGTATATATTCCGAAGATAGTTGGCATGTGGAGAAGTCATGGGGATAATGCAAGCAGAGTTCAGGATGTGGATACCCGCTTGGAAAACATCAGCTATGTAATGACCGTTTATCGATATTTGGAAGAACATAATTATTATTCGCGAATCAAAAGAATGTATTGGAAAAATAAGATGCTCTATTATCGTATCAGATCTAGTATCGCAATTTTGCTGGCAAAAGAGGGTGTGAAGGGTGGATTCGAATTCTGGAGAAAATCATTATCGCTATATCCTTTGCTGACACTTTTGTCTGCATTTGATGCGCGTACGATATACCATCTATTGCAAAGATGGCTTCCCCTATTTCGAGCGGAACATGAAGAAATATAA
- a CDS encoding lipopolysaccharide biosynthesis protein: MTMIKKWFSDTFFKRLIKNVSVLISGNVVASLFGIISMTIAMKSLGALAYGSFILIQTYILSIDGLLNFQSWQALIKYGSDAISENNQSELKKYIKLGFLLDIASAVLGLLCALLLVKFAGRWFRWDGTTQRLATIYSLFIISHIYGTPIGILRLFNRFSLISVQKIAMSITKVIVLLLLLIKGINLYNYTLAVLAIEVFGNLLLVAFSLYTLKAEGLEDWMYGSIKKSKQFLLFSIWSNLNTTIALPVKEFDKILVAKLISKEALAVYDLFKKISQILSKFVNPIYQAIYPELAKLIADGKLKKAIHSFFKIVIIIFSTSIVPVIVFTFLSKNILAYLFSKNFIHYWYVLSMYVFIRMIGVSFTALDPLVTAMGLIQHRFWITCIANCLYLVVAWFLGSQYGLLGITIALGLQSFMTIAIKLIIVQQKSSNSNEK; the protein is encoded by the coding sequence ATGACTATGATCAAAAAATGGTTCAGCGATACATTTTTTAAGCGATTAATAAAAAATGTATCCGTTTTAATATCGGGTAATGTTGTTGCCTCGCTCTTTGGGATTATCTCCATGACCATAGCGATGAAATCCCTAGGGGCCCTTGCGTATGGATCCTTTATCCTGATTCAGACCTATATTCTTTCGATTGATGGATTACTGAATTTTCAATCCTGGCAAGCACTTATAAAATATGGATCTGATGCAATTTCGGAAAATAATCAATCCGAACTAAAAAAATATATCAAGTTAGGTTTCTTGCTTGATATTGCCAGTGCTGTATTAGGCCTTCTTTGTGCCCTCTTGTTAGTGAAATTCGCCGGTAGGTGGTTCCGTTGGGATGGCACAACGCAACGTTTAGCCACGATCTATTCGCTCTTTATTATTTCTCACATTTACGGTACGCCAATCGGCATATTACGGCTTTTTAACCGCTTTTCGTTGATTTCCGTACAAAAAATTGCAATGTCGATAACAAAAGTAATAGTACTGTTACTTTTGCTGATAAAAGGAATCAATCTTTATAACTACACGCTTGCGGTTTTGGCCATTGAAGTGTTCGGTAATTTATTGTTGGTTGCTTTCTCGTTGTATACGTTGAAGGCCGAGGGGCTGGAGGACTGGATGTATGGCTCCATAAAGAAGAGCAAGCAATTCCTTCTGTTTTCTATCTGGAGTAATCTCAATACCACCATTGCCTTGCCCGTGAAAGAATTCGATAAAATTCTTGTAGCAAAACTGATATCCAAAGAAGCTCTTGCTGTATACGATTTATTTAAGAAGATATCTCAAATCCTTTCGAAATTTGTTAATCCGATATATCAGGCGATCTATCCCGAATTGGCAAAGTTGATCGCGGATGGAAAGTTAAAAAAGGCTATCCATAGTTTCTTCAAGATTGTTATTATAATATTCAGCACTTCCATTGTTCCTGTGATAGTATTTACTTTTTTATCCAAAAATATTCTGGCCTATTTGTTTAGTAAAAATTTTATTCACTACTGGTATGTTCTAAGTATGTATGTTTTTATTCGTATGATAGGAGTTTCTTTTACGGCCCTTGATCCTTTGGTTACAGCAATGGGCCTTATACAGCATAGGTTCTGGATTACCTGCATTGCAAATTGCTTGTATTTGGTGGTCGCTTGGTTTTTAGGCTCCCAGTACGGCCTTTTGGGCATTACCATTGCTTTGGGCCTACAGTCGTTTATGACAATTGCGATAAAATTAATCATTGTTCAGCAAAAGAGTTCCAACAGTAATGAAAAATGA
- a CDS encoding capsule assembly Wzi family protein — MPATIQIENSFLWGSDDDLPHWLTANSWGTTEDTDIQDVIDISFAQLFTINDIISFIYGFDVATNVSESSSISIEELYYQFNLYGFSVYAGKKRQTLGDVYEPLSTGSMVVSEHASPIPRISAGFFDYVPVPFTRNILEVKGLISHGWFQGDRYTDGILLHEKAFYGKVNLPFGISPYVGLVHEAMWGGSNDIGEDGGITWENFWRIFFADEGGDDAPTNEQLNRLGNHLGIWDFGIYGEIAGLDLHAYYQHFFEDRSGLKFFQNGIDGLWGLSIEHLPFPYVDTFLYEYVQTTDQSGDVHNIGDEILGGFDRYYDNWFYQNGWTHLNSVIGNSFFSTIGSDEDLKIANNRMKIHHVGIHGSIAALLEYTALCSFARYYPAYVLDADNNLVSLYDREEYLIHTYFELERKSLFNYGYLSGRIGLGYDFGSLKDSFGLLISAEWNF, encoded by the coding sequence TTGCCTGCAACGATACAAATTGAAAATAGCTTTCTTTGGGGATCGGACGATGATCTTCCCCATTGGCTTACTGCCAATAGCTGGGGTACAACCGAAGATACGGATATACAGGATGTAATAGACATCTCATTTGCTCAACTTTTTACAATAAACGACATAATCAGCTTCATCTACGGTTTTGATGTCGCGACTAATGTATCTGAATCTTCGAGTATATCGATCGAAGAATTATACTACCAGTTCAACCTCTACGGCTTTTCGGTGTATGCCGGAAAAAAAAGGCAAACCTTGGGCGACGTGTATGAACCTCTTTCCACTGGTTCAATGGTGGTAAGCGAACATGCATCACCAATACCACGCATAAGTGCCGGTTTTTTCGACTATGTTCCTGTTCCCTTTACACGCAATATCCTTGAGGTAAAGGGATTAATCTCCCATGGTTGGTTTCAGGGAGACCGTTATACGGACGGTATTTTGCTGCATGAAAAGGCTTTTTACGGGAAGGTAAATCTTCCCTTTGGAATTTCACCCTATGTCGGCTTGGTTCATGAAGCCATGTGGGGTGGTTCAAATGATATAGGAGAAGACGGCGGTATCACCTGGGAGAATTTCTGGCGTATCTTTTTCGCAGACGAAGGGGGCGACGATGCCCCTACAAATGAACAGCTCAATAGGTTGGGCAATCATCTCGGTATCTGGGATTTCGGAATTTATGGCGAGATCGCAGGTCTTGACCTGCACGCCTATTACCAGCACTTTTTTGAAGATCGTAGCGGATTGAAATTCTTTCAGAATGGAATTGATGGCCTATGGGGGCTTTCGATCGAACATCTGCCCTTTCCTTATGTTGATACGTTCCTATATGAGTATGTACAAACTACTGACCAAAGTGGTGATGTTCATAATATTGGTGATGAAATCTTAGGCGGTTTTGATCGTTACTACGACAACTGGTTTTATCAGAATGGTTGGACCCACCTCAATTCGGTGATTGGAAACAGCTTCTTTTCTACTATTGGGTCTGATGAAGATCTAAAAATTGCCAACAACCGTATGAAGATCCATCATGTGGGAATACATGGGAGCATCGCAGCCCTTCTTGAATATACCGCGCTCTGTTCTTTTGCCCGCTATTATCCGGCATATGTTCTTGATGCTGACAATAATCTTGTAAGCTTGTATGACAGGGAAGAATATCTCATACATACCTATTTCGAATTGGAGCGTAAGAGTTTGTTTAATTATGGCTATCTATCCGGTCGAATAGGCTTGGGGTATGATTTTGGATCATTGAAAGATTCCTTTGGTCTTCTGATTTCGGCAGAATGGAATTTCTGA
- the rfbD gene encoding dTDP-4-dehydrorhamnose reductase — MIWLVGCKGLLGREVSDVLERKQLQCIGTDIEVDITDSEVVKKFVARQNSIDWIINCVGYTAVDKAEDEPEAAEKLNVLGPRYLGMAAEEIGARIIHVSTDYVFGSTGDSIDRPLEERDPTAPECVYGRTKLAGEFAIKKATRRAFIIRTAWLYGTWGKNFVFSMLQLFKERSMVKVVRDQIGCPTWSRVMAEFLVEIIERNSDNYGVYHFCGGGQASWYEFSLEIARLAQELGIQKKRVLIEPCTSDEFASRAKRPKWSVLSTVATEAAFGIKTKPWQESLGEFMSMINEQH, encoded by the coding sequence ATGATATGGTTAGTTGGATGCAAGGGGTTACTTGGTCGGGAGGTTTCTGATGTTCTGGAAAGGAAGCAGCTGCAATGTATCGGTACCGATATTGAAGTTGATATCACTGATAGTGAGGTCGTAAAAAAATTTGTAGCACGACAAAATAGCATTGATTGGATTATTAATTGTGTGGGCTACACCGCTGTAGATAAGGCTGAAGATGAACCTGAGGCTGCGGAAAAATTGAACGTTTTAGGACCTCGCTATTTAGGAATGGCAGCTGAAGAAATCGGTGCGAGGATTATTCACGTCTCAACCGATTACGTATTTGGTTCTACAGGGGATTCGATTGACAGGCCGCTGGAGGAACGTGATCCTACTGCTCCTGAGTGTGTGTACGGCCGGACCAAATTGGCTGGGGAGTTTGCAATAAAGAAGGCAACTCGACGTGCCTTTATAATTCGTACAGCCTGGCTCTATGGTACGTGGGGAAAGAATTTTGTATTCAGTATGCTGCAGCTATTCAAAGAACGCAGCATGGTCAAAGTTGTCCGGGATCAAATTGGCTGCCCGACTTGGAGCCGTGTAATGGCCGAATTCCTTGTCGAAATAATCGAAAGGAATTCCGATAACTATGGGGTATACCATTTTTGTGGGGGAGGGCAAGCTAGTTGGTATGAATTCAGTTTGGAAATTGCCCGTTTAGCGCAAGAATTGGGTATCCAAAAAAAACGAGTTTTAATCGAACCTTGCACCAGCGATGAATTTGCTTCTCGGGCGAAACGACCAAAATGGTCTGTATTATCGACGGTTGCAACTGAAGCGGCTTTCGGTATAAAGACAAAACCATGGCAAGAGAGCCTTGGTGAGTTCATGAGCATGATAAACGAACAACATTAG